The nucleotide sequence GGGCACATTTGGCACATTTGCATGCTTTTGACCCTGACCTTGGTGCTAATGCTCAGATCAGCTACGCTTACAGTGAACGTGTGCCAAGGGACACTAGGAGCTTGTTCCATTTGGACAAAATTACAGGCAGGATCAAGCTAGCCAGGAAAATAGACTCTTTCACATCCACATTCTACAAACTGACAGTTCTGGCCAGTGGACCCGGCTGTATTCCTGCTGCTGCAACTGTAACCGTCTATGTCATCAAAGTGGTTGCAGGACCCCCTACAGTCATGCCTCGGTACATTGCACCTGAAAAGGATGGAGTGGTGACATTGAAGGAGTCGGAACCAGCATTATCTCCAATAGcattttttactattaaaaacaTGGACAAGAGCCAAAGGTTGGACTGTTATTTGGAAGGGTCTGGTCCCTTCAGACTTGTTCCATATCAACAGTTAGAGAATGAGTATTTACTAGAAACTACAAACACTTTGGACTATGAGATGACAAGTGAATATGAGCTAATTGTGGTTGCTAATAATACTCAAGGTCTAGTCATTAAGGCTTTTCTGAAGGTGCAGGTTTTGGATGagaatgacaatgcaccagTGTTTCAACAGTCTCTGGTGGAAATATCAATTGAGGAAAATAATTCGCCAAACACCTTCTTAACCCAGCTCCAAGCCTCAGATCCAGACAGTGAAAGTCGAGGGGAGGTCATCTACATCCTTGGAGGTGATACTCCTGGGATTTTTGTTGTGGATCGTCTCACAGGGGTTCTGACTGTTGCTACATCTCTTGAcagagaggaaaaagaaaaatatcggTTTATAGTTAGAGCAGTAGATCAGGGGACACCCAGGAGGGAGTCAGTTGCTACAGTGGTAGTGACTGTTCTGGATCGCAATGACAACAGTCCACGTTTTATTAACAAGGATTTTACCTTCTTTGTGCCGGAAAACTTTCCTGGGTATGGGGAGATAGGTGTCCTCTCTGTGACAGATGCTGACACTGGTAGAAATGGGTGGGTAGCCCTGTCCATCATTAATGGCAGTGACATCTTCATGATAGACACTGGCCGAGGTGCACTGAGGGCCAAAACACCCTTGGACCGTGAGCAGCAAGGAACGTACCAGCTGTGGATTGAGGCCGCTGATGGTGGGGAGCCAGCACTCTCCTCTGTTACTATGGTGACCGTGCTCTTGTTGGATGTAAATGACAACCCGCCAATTGTCCTCTTCCCTCAGTCCAACCAGTCCTACATGCTCGTGCTACCCAGTACAACACCTGGAACATCAATCGCAGAAGTTTACGCAGTGGACAAAGATACAGGGATGAATGCAGTAATTGCCTACAGTATCATTAAAAGGAAAGGTGGTGAGCCAGGGTCATTTGCCATTGACCCAGAAACAGGAAACATAACATTAAAGAGAGAGCTCAGTAACAGGGGGCTTTACAGCCTTCTGGTAAAGGTTAGTGATCATGGCCAACCTGAACCTCTTTACTCAATGGTCATGGTTAACTTCTTTGTCAATGAAACAGTGAGTAATGAGAGTTACATCCAAAGTCTGCTGACCAGAGACATTGACATAGAAGTTGAAGAGAAACCCTGGTACATCGGTCAGATGACAGATGGGCCTGAGAGGTATGAGCTGTTCCCCTGTCGACCTGTCCTCATCGCTCTTTCAGTGgcatgtttgggtttttttttcctggttgTCATATTAATATCTTATATATGctgtaaaagattaaaaaagatTAGGAAGGAAAGGTCAGAAGTGGAAGtacctttaaaaatgaaaaatggctCAACACATTTTTTGAACAGAAAACTCAGGCAGATGTCCAACATCTGATCATCAGTTTTGTGCATTTCCAAAAACTACAACTGTTTACATGAATGTTTACAAATATAACAGTAAGAAGTTCAGCTCTTACATGAAGTTGCTCTTTCTGCTTTagtcattttattattattactgcaATACACCCTAGGTTCATCATTCTAAACAGGATGCACAGAATTTATGATTCTTTTCAATGAATTCAAATGTGACACATCAGAAAATTGTTGGCAAGGAAATAATAATGGCATTATAGCAAAGCAACAAGAGCAACTGATTAGATTAACTTtgtaaatattgtaaaaattgttttacaactttatgtaacatttttgcACTGGTTATGAAAATAGCAAAAGACAAGCATTCTCTTGAATGAGTTCAAGTTCATCCATTGTGGCTTTCAGTGGAAGTTAGAGTATTTgtaagatatttatttttttaagaaaatgtcCATGTTTATTCACAAGCAAAAGGTTTTACTTCCAAACAAATGTTCTGAAACAGACCAGATCCCATCCAATACAGCTGAAAGTTCATCAAAGATAATAAATTAAACTGTTTCCACAATTACTTTGTCATACATGTGCCTGAGTGTTACATATGTCAATCTAATTTAAGAATCATGCCATTTTTAATGTGTCTGTAAAATATATACTGCAGGTGTTTGAAAgacaaaatcagaaaaactattaaagatatttatttttataatatattGGATAGTATCCTGTGTTGGTATGTCTTATATGTTCTGTATTTTTAAAGCTGTGTTTGTATGAAATACTTTATCAGATCAAGAAAGGCTTAATGGTCACATATAATCCCAATAAATGACAGGTTGTTTAATACAGCAACACACAGATTGAGGTTTACTTATATTACATGTGTGGCTTCTAGTGAGCTTACAGATCTTGATTGTCACTTAACATATACAAACCAGTTgaggaaataaaattttttttattttgttttgggttttttataGAATAGTTAGATTCGCTCAGTGAAATTAATTCAAATTTAGATTCATATTTCTGATCTGGTATAGAAATAATTAATGAATTGCACCACACACAATGCAAGTAACATTAAAAACAGCCTGAGATCCTGTATAGCTGTCATCACCTGCATAGGTCAGAGCTGGTGCAGTAACACCCAGAGTAACACTTTACAGGTAAAACACTGCTCTTGTCTGGAATGTCAAATCAACTTTCCTCACCTTTTTTGAGTTGCATTGGTGCACTATTTCTGCTACAACCAGAGCAAATTTGTGAAATATCACCCATGAAATTGTGAAAGTGACCATGACACTTTCCCCTCCAACATACAAACACCTAATCTTCTGCTTTATGAAGGTGCTGCTACCCTGAgcagtgtttgtttgtgtttgctgtGAAAGCTGTGCCAACACAAAGCTTTTAGGACGCTGTGTTTTCTTGTTAACGGGATGTACACTCCCCAGGGAGGAATTCTGTTGTATTAAGCACCACTGAAACCTGTTTGGCTCTCAGAAAGCAGCAAACATCCAAACAAACCTGTGCTTATAATGTGCTCACCCAAGCAGCTTCTTAAGTGATCACAGGCTTTTCTGGACGGAAGTGTGCCATGCAGGCACAGAGCACATCAGGAGCTCTCAGCTCAGTGTAATCCTCAGTAATCACCACTGGCCAAACTGTGCATTACACAAACAGGCGGAAAGATGATATATAGCATGGACATACAAAATGTCCACACAATGATAACAGGTAATAATGGAAAGTGCCTTAATATGAACAAATCATCTCACAGGTGTGACATCAAGGGAATGCATTTAATCTGCCTTATGTTCCAAGACAAGTAGAACTGgattttagtgttttttctACATCAGTGAAACTATTTTCTTAAAGGAACAGTCAGCCAAGTAACATGTTTAACTTAAGAAGCCTTATTGTTTTTGTCAATAATATTTGTCACAGCTAGGAAAATTAGGTGCTATGTCTTAACTTCATTCATCAAGCAGGATCCCACCAACTCAATACCCTGGTGATACATTTCAATCAAGGCTGCACCAAAAAAACTATGTGCAGCCAAGCAACCCGTAATTTGGTATGGTGTCTGGataatttaacatttgtttttcgcACTGTGCAAACACTTGCAGGATATGATTAATTGGAGAAATAACAATGGAGGTCTTACTTCACTATGTCCCATTTCTCCCCCCTTCTGCAACTGAGTTTTTCAGTTGGACCTTTTCTGCCTTAACATGCCTGGACAGGAAGACTGTTGTGTTATTATTGCTCTCATGAGCAAGGTCCTTTTTAATAAACGCTAAAGTTGATAATGATACCAGGTTTCCCACAATAATAcgatatttgtattttttgtttacttgAGTCTTTATTTTGCTAACAGATGTTACACAGTTTAAATATAATgacaaacatacaaaataatACCCATACACACTTTTTTGGGGATCCTCTCTACtctttttcagttatttattttctcaCAAGGTGTTGTTCTACAGAAATGCAAGAACTCCGTGCAGAAAAACTATCAACATTTAATAACTAAATGAAGAGGTTATACAGACTTCAGACGTCTGTGAAAAGGTACCTGAGCTGAATATTACTGTCAATATACTCATATGACCACAGAATACCAACTAGTCCCTGTGTTACACTTAAGAAAATCAAGATGGGAG is from Girardinichthys multiradiatus isolate DD_20200921_A chromosome 4, DD_fGirMul_XY1, whole genome shotgun sequence and encodes:
- the LOC124867249 gene encoding protocadherin-20, yielding MFRSRRPSRRARIWGIYILILYTTPLSCLANFSQAKELIYKIKEGLPKGTFIGAIGVDLNLDFTVEPPFLFSLTQKKVSEQYVNINNTTGELYTSSAEIDRETLCPYSSEEQGCFLSMDVFVLPQQYFQLVKVKLLIEDLNDNRPKFPTDEIRMFVPENTPVNARFAVELSAVDPDLGIYGVQTYWLVNDFGVFTLDVEENDGGELTPFLIVTDFLDRETQDEYVTDIIAEDGGTPPQLGAATLKIAITDVNDNCPKFTESQINVTLHGNSSKGAHLAHLHAFDPDLGANAQISYAYSERVPRDTRSLFHLDKITGRIKLARKIDSFTSTFYKLTVLASGPGCIPAAATVTVYVIKVVAGPPTVMPRYIAPEKDGVVTLKESEPALSPIAFFTIKNMDKSQRLDCYLEGSGPFRLVPYQQLENEYLLETTNTLDYEMTSEYELIVVANNTQGLVIKAFLKVQVLDENDNAPVFQQSLVEISIEENNSPNTFLTQLQASDPDSESRGEVIYILGGDTPGIFVVDRLTGVLTVATSLDREEKEKYRFIVRAVDQGTPRRESVATVVVTVLDRNDNSPRFINKDFTFFVPENFPGYGEIGVLSVTDADTGRNGWVALSIINGSDIFMIDTGRGALRAKTPLDREQQGTYQLWIEAADGGEPALSSVTMVTVLLLDVNDNPPIVLFPQSNQSYMLVLPSTTPGTSIAEVYAVDKDTGMNAVIAYSIIKRKGGEPGSFAIDPETGNITLKRELSNRGLYSLLVKVSDHGQPEPLYSMVMVNFFVNETVSNESYIQSLLTRDIDIEVEEKPWYIGQMTDGPERYELFPCRPVLIALSVACLGFFFLVVILISYICCKRLKKIRKERSEVEVPLKMKNGSTHFLNRKLRQMSNI